TTTCCGGAGAGCTGACAGGCAACTACCTGCCTGATGACAAGGAGCTCGGTTACAAGCGCTGGCTGTTCATGGGCCAGTATCGCCAGAGCCTGCCCGCCAATTTTTATCTGAATGCCGATATTCGTCGCGTATCGGATGATGATTACTTCCGTGACTTCAGCAGTTTTGGTCTGAATGATTCGACTATTCAGGATCTGGCCAGTACGGTAACGCTGGGTTGGGGCGGGTCCAAATATTTCCGCTCCCACGTCAGTGCAACGCGCTATCAGACCCTGCAGGACTCTTCCACTTGGTATCGCCAGCCACAATACGACAAACTGCCCGAATGGTATTTGGGGGCATCCCGTTATAACTGGGGTGGCTTTGATGTGGTCAGCGATAACTACGCGACTCGTTTCCGCCTGCCGTTCTACAGCGGTAACCTGAGCGAGTTTGACAATATGCGTAGCACCCGTCTGGCTCCAGATGGGACGCGTTTCTCGTCCTACACGACGGTGGCTTATCCTGTCGTTCGCCCAGGCTGGTACATCACGCCCAAAGCGGGTCTGCACATGAGCCAGTACCAGACAGACTGGTATGTGGGTGATCCTAATATGGCGCGTTTCGCGGACCGGGCCCGCACGCAAAGCCGTGTCTTGCCTATCCTGTCCCTGGACACCGGCATGACCTTCGAGCGTGACACCACGTTGTTCGGCAATGACTCCATCCAGACCCTGGAACCGCGTGTGTACTATCTGTATGTGCCTTATCGCGACCAGTCCTCGCTGCCCTTGTACGACACCAGTCTGGCCAGTTTCAACTTTGCCCAGGCCTTCAGCGAAAATATCTTCTCTGGTGGCTGGGACCGTATTTCCAATGCGAACCAGGTGACTGTGGGCCTGACCTCCCGTTGGCTGGATGCTGACACCGGCTATGAGCGCCTGGTTCTACAGGCCGCTCAACGTTTGTATTTCGACAAGCAAACTGTCACCTTGGGCGATGAAAAGGCGCGTACCAGCACCCGTTCGGACTACCTGGTCGGTGCCAGTGCCGCTTTGACCAATACGTTCTCGGTCAACTTCGACGCGCAATTCAACCCTGACGAAAAACGCCGCAACCGTCTGGCTTCCGGTATTCGCTGGCGTCCCAAACGCTTGGCGACACTGGGCGTGAACTATCGTTATGAACGTGACCCGCGTCAGGTTGTCGACCCTACCTTTACGCCTTCCGATGAAGATCATCGCGGCAAGGAATACGTCTCCATGACGGGCCAATGGCCCCTGAGCAACAAGTTGTATGCTGTGGGACGTTACGATTACTCCATCCAGGAAAGCCGTGGTACACAAACGGTGTTGGGCCTGGAGTACAAAGGTGATTGCTGCTGGGCGGCGCGAGTGGTTATGCAACGCTATGCGGTTTCGGCCAGGGAAACCAATAAAGCCATGTTCTTCCAGCTGGAGCTGTCCGGTTTGGGCGGAATTGGCAACGACCCTATCAAAATGCTGCGTGATCGCGTGATTGGCTATGAACCCATCTCGGACCCCGTACAGGAAAAAATGATTCATGAGAGGTATGAATAATATGCGTTTCAGCTTGAAAAACCGCAGCCTGTCATTGGCTTTGATGGCCGTCATGGGGCTGGGCACGGCCCAAATGGCTCAGGCGCAGTCCAAGCCCGCTGCAAACAAGGCGGCCCCTGCTGCTGCTTCCCAATTTGTGGATGGCATTGCTGCTGTGGTCAATGACGAGGTGATTACCCTGCGTCAGGTTGATCTGGAAGCAGCTCAAGTGCTGGAACAGCTCAAGCACCAGAAAATTCCGGCCCCGGATCAGGATGTGTTGCGCAAACAGGTTTTGCAGCGCCTGATCAACGAGCGCCTGGAGCAGCAGGAAGCTCGCGCCATGGGTATTTCTGTTGGCCCGCAGCAAGTGGATGAAGGTGTGCGCATGATTTCCTCGCGCAACAATATGACTGAAGCCCAACTGCGTGCCGAGATTGAAAAGAATGGCATCAGTTGGGAGCAGTACCGTGCCAATCTGAAGCAGGAAATCCTGCTGGATCAGTTGCGCATGCGTGCGGTCGACAGCAGCATCAATATTACGGATGCCGACATCGATATTTACCTGCGCTCTCAAGGTGGCTCGGGTTTGGGTAATCTGGGGCAGTCTGCGGCACAACGCCAGGATGCACCGGTTAGCCTGGCGCAAATTCTGGTGCGTGTCCCTGAAGGTGCCAACTCCAGTGAAGAAGCCCGTTTGCGTACCAAAGCCGAAGGCCTGTTGGCCCAGGTTCGTTCGGGTGCAGACTTTGCCGGTTTGGCTGCCTCCAGCTCGGACGGGCAGGAAGCCCTGAGCGGCGGCGTAATGGGAACCCGTTCCCTGTCCGACTGGCCTGACCTGTTCGCGCAAGCCGTTCATAACCTGGCTCCCGGCCAGGTTTCTGACCTGATCCGCAGTGGTCAGGGTTTCCATATTCTGAAGGTGCTGGAGCGTGGTGGTGCCGCGCCAAGCAACACCTCGCCTGTGGCCAGTGCGGCAGCGGCTCAATCGGGTCCCATGATGGTGACCCAGACTCATGCCCGCCACATTCTGGTCAAGCTCTCCAAGGTCATGACCTCCGAGCAGGCTCGCCAACGCATCGAGCAGTTGCAAGTACGTCTGCGCAACGGCGAGTCCTTCCAGGATCTGGCCAAGCGTTACTCGGAAGACAGCAGCGCGCCGCAAGGCGGTGATCTGGGCTGGCTCTCGCCCGGCGAGACCGTGCCTCCGTTCGAGCAGGCCATGGACAAGCTGCAACCCGGTAACGATACCGCCGTGGTGGAATCCCAGTTTGGCTGGCACCTGATTCAGGTAATCGAGCGCCGCACCCGCAATATGGAAGGCGAGTACAAGCGCATGCAGGCTCGTCAGGCCCTGTTCCAGCAGCGCGCCGAGCCTGCCTTTGAAGACTGGCTGAACAGCCTGCGTGGCCGTGCTTATATTGATAACCGTTTGGACCCCGAGTCCAGTACCCGCCGTCGCTAAGGATAGGTATGGCCCAGCATCAGGCGCGCAAGCGCTTTGGACAGAACTTTCTGGAAGATGAGGCCATCATCGACCAGATCATCCGTGCGATTGGCCCTCGGCCTGTCGATAATATGGTGGAAATTGGTCCGGGCCTCTCGGCCCTGACCCGACCGTTGACGCAGGCGCTGGAGCGCTTGCGCGTGGTCGAGATTGACCGTGATCTGGCTGCTCGCTTGCGCAATCATTATTCGCCCAACAAGCTGGAAATCATTGAGGCGGATGCCTTGAGCGTGGACTTCGGTGCCCTGGGCCCGAATCTGCGTATTGTGGGTAACCTGCCTTACAACATCTCCAGCCCTTTGCTGTTTCATCTGCTGGACTACGCAGATGCTGTAGTGGACCAGCATTTCATGCTGCAACGGGAAGTGATCGACCGCATGGTCGCCAAGCCCGGCTCTTCGGATTACAGCCGTTTGTCGGTGATGCTGCAGGCACGTTACCGCATGACCAAACTGTTTGAAGTGCCGCCCGAGGCCTTCAACCCGCCGCCGCGAGTGGTGTCTGCTGTGGTGCGCATGGTGCCTTTGCCGGCTGACCGAGCCCAGGCTCGTGATGCAAAGGTGTTCAGTCAGGTGGTGGCCAGAGCGTTTGCGCAGAAACGCAAGATG
This genomic window from Alcaligenes faecalis contains:
- a CDS encoding LPS-assembly protein LptD, whose protein sequence is MQDTTGGAVLVRVAAWYIVLMMTGMGVAQAQSSVRPSLKTSPGLQVRKLQEEDMAVYLIGDQMKTLEDGTLRLEGGAQVRRIDSVVKGDRIDYQEKTGQVQVRGNGLIMRDGALVRSPEFDYNLDADTGRMSSPEFWLGATGGSGTATQADILNSNHMRLSGVNYSGCPCPEPAWYIQSPKVDLYSKENEGVARNGVLYFKGMPLLYSPYLTFPLRKERKSGFLLPTYGMTTRGGLDFSVPYYLNLAPNYDATLTPRFMSKRGAMLGGEFRYLGDSFSGELTGNYLPDDKELGYKRWLFMGQYRQSLPANFYLNADIRRVSDDDYFRDFSSFGLNDSTIQDLASTVTLGWGGSKYFRSHVSATRYQTLQDSSTWYRQPQYDKLPEWYLGASRYNWGGFDVVSDNYATRFRLPFYSGNLSEFDNMRSTRLAPDGTRFSSYTTVAYPVVRPGWYITPKAGLHMSQYQTDWYVGDPNMARFADRARTQSRVLPILSLDTGMTFERDTTLFGNDSIQTLEPRVYYLYVPYRDQSSLPLYDTSLASFNFAQAFSENIFSGGWDRISNANQVTVGLTSRWLDADTGYERLVLQAAQRLYFDKQTVTLGDEKARTSTRSDYLVGASAALTNTFSVNFDAQFNPDEKRRNRLASGIRWRPKRLATLGVNYRYERDPRQVVDPTFTPSDEDHRGKEYVSMTGQWPLSNKLYAVGRYDYSIQESRGTQTVLGLEYKGDCCWAARVVMQRYAVSARETNKAMFFQLELSGLGGIGNDPIKMLRDRVIGYEPISDPVQEKMIHERYE
- a CDS encoding peptidylprolyl isomerase → MNNMRFSLKNRSLSLALMAVMGLGTAQMAQAQSKPAANKAAPAAASQFVDGIAAVVNDEVITLRQVDLEAAQVLEQLKHQKIPAPDQDVLRKQVLQRLINERLEQQEARAMGISVGPQQVDEGVRMISSRNNMTEAQLRAEIEKNGISWEQYRANLKQEILLDQLRMRAVDSSINITDADIDIYLRSQGGSGLGNLGQSAAQRQDAPVSLAQILVRVPEGANSSEEARLRTKAEGLLAQVRSGADFAGLAASSSDGQEALSGGVMGTRSLSDWPDLFAQAVHNLAPGQVSDLIRSGQGFHILKVLERGGAAPSNTSPVASAAAAQSGPMMVTQTHARHILVKLSKVMTSEQARQRIEQLQVRLRNGESFQDLAKRYSEDSSAPQGGDLGWLSPGETVPPFEQAMDKLQPGNDTAVVESQFGWHLIQVIERRTRNMEGEYKRMQARQALFQQRAEPAFEDWLNSLRGRAYIDNRLDPESSTRRR
- the rsmA gene encoding 16S rRNA (adenine(1518)-N(6)/adenine(1519)-N(6))-dimethyltransferase RsmA, producing the protein MAQHQARKRFGQNFLEDEAIIDQIIRAIGPRPVDNMVEIGPGLSALTRPLTQALERLRVVEIDRDLAARLRNHYSPNKLEIIEADALSVDFGALGPNLRIVGNLPYNISSPLLFHLLDYADAVVDQHFMLQREVIDRMVAKPGSSDYSRLSVMLQARYRMTKLFEVPPEAFNPPPRVVSAVVRMVPLPADRAQARDAKVFSQVVARAFAQKRKMLRGGLGDWTAHIDWEALEIAPTSRPADLSLEKYIALADHLMDKGVLQAV